In Chlorobiota bacterium, the sequence GGCAGAGGCCGATGGATCCAGAAGCGGGTTCGTGGTTGCGGCGCGGCTAACGTGGGGGGTGATGCCGTCGCGGCCCTCGTGGGAGCAGGATGGGAAGCCGGTGAACAACGGCGGACTAACCCCGGCATGGAATGGAGTTTCGTTCGGCATTTCCATCGGCGGCGGAGGTGGCGGGAAGTAGCTTTGCCAGCAGGATCGGCACTCACTCACACACTCTCTCTTTTCTCGTCCACCCGGCACGCCGCAACGCTATTCGGATAGCGTGGGGAATCCGGGTTCCTGCATCACCCCCGATGCCTGCGCAAGGTGGCGGCGTTCGTGGGCCAGGGTGGCGGCAAACCACGCCCCCAACGAAAGGTTCAGCAGCCGCACCGCTGGCGAGCGGACTTTCGTGGATTTCAGATCCACCCCGTTCGCGCTCTGGATCGCTTCCGATAGCCGCCGATGGAACCTGCTGAATTCATCCGCCACCTGCTCCTTGTTGTTGCTTGCCGATGGCGCGTAGATGGGGAACGTCTTGATTTTTTTTGCCCCCTTCTCATCCAGCGTCCGAATAAACCAGCGGTTGATTGGACCGTAGCGGAAGGGACCGTTCGATAGCTTCCCCGCCGATTTCGCGTTGGCGATTGCTGGCTCAATCCGTTCAAGCAATCGGGTTCCGGTCACCGTCAGATGGTCCACGCACTCCCCCACCGACCACCGTTCCGGGGCTGGCCGCCAATTCAGTTGTTGTTCGGTTATGCCCTGCAGCAAGGTCTGCACGCGGTGGTCAATCGCGGCAAGCTGCTCAAGGTAGGATTGGAGTTCGGGAAGAAGGTGTTGCATGAGTGTTCTGGTTTTGTGAAAAATGCCCAATTGCCCACAACGATCCCCAAAATAATCCCAGCCCGCATCTGGATATTCTTTGCTTCGGTTAGAAATGGCTTTCCCGTAGATTTGCCCCGATTTTTTCCCATGATGACGCTCCGCCAATGCCAGAAACCTTTGCACACTTCGCCACTTCCGCAACGCTTGCGCTGCTGCGAACCAAGCTGTACGTCCCGCGCCCACAACCGAACCTTGTTGAGCGGGAACGGCTGTTTGCGCTGGTAGATCAAGGGCTTCAAAGCCGGTTGACCCTGATTTCGGCCCCGCCGGGGTTTGGCAAAACTACGTTGGTAAGCGAATGGGCGTGGCGCACCGAACGGATGGTTGGTTGGGTGAGTTTGGACGAAGGGGATAACGACCTGCGCCGATTCCTCCGCTACGTTGCCGCCGCGCTCCACCGGCTGGACCAGCGCGTTGGGAAAACCGCGTTGGGATTGCTGCAATCGCCGCAAGGAACCCCCGAAGGGGTGCTGACCTCGCTGCTGAACGACGTGTTGGAAGCCAACACGCAGATGCTTCTGGTGCTGGACGATTACCACACGATTGACTCGCCCGAGGTCCACGACGCGCTGCTTTTTATGCTGGACCATCTGCCGGACGAATGCCACATTATTCTTACCAGCCGCGTGGACCCGCCGCTGCCGCTGGCGCGGTTGCGTGGCCGCCGCCAATTAACCGAAATCCGCTCCGGCGACCTTCGATTCACCCCCGATGAAGCTGCTGCGTTTCTGAACGCAGTGATGGGGCTGGACCTTGCCGCCAACGACGTTGCCGCGCTGGAGTCGCGCACCGAAGGATGGATTGCCGGGTTGCAGCTTGCCGCGCTTTCGGTCCGGAACCGCAGCGACGCTTCGGGATTTATCCAAGCCTTCACCGGAAGCCACCGCCACGTTGTGGATTACCTTGCCGACGAGGTGCTGCACCGCCAACCCGAAGCCGTGCAGCGTTTTTTGGTGGAGACCTCCATCCTGGACCGGCTAACCGGGCACCTGTGCGATGCCGTCACCGGAACCGAAGGGGGGGCGGCGCGGCTGCAAACGTTGGAGGAAGTGAACCTGTTCATTATGCCGTTGGACGAGGCGCGATACTGGTACCGATACCACCATCTGTTCGCCGATTTCCTCCGGTCGCGGCTTGCGGCGGGGTCCCCGGAAATCATTCCGGAGCTTCACCACCGCGCTGCACTGTGGTATCAGGAGCAAGGCCTTCTGACCGAGGCAATCCGCCATTTCCTTGCCGCCGACGATGCCACCGCAGCCTCGAAAATCGTGCTTCGCTATGCCGAAGAGAAGTTGGTCCGCAGCGAACTTTCGCTGCTGCTGTCGTGGTTTCGGATGCTTCCGGAGTCGGCCATTGAGCAGAACGCCGGGCTTTCGGTGATCTACGCTTGGGTGCTGATCTTCACCGGGCAAATCTCCAAAGCCCCAAAGCGGATCGAAGATGGCGAGCGCGCACTGGCAATGCTGCCACCGCAAGAGCATCGCCAAGAGCATCGCATGTATGCCGGGCATATCATTGCCCTTCATGCTTTTATGGCGCGGATCAACGGCGGTGCCGAGCAAGGGATTGCCCTGTCACTGCAGGCTCTGGCGATGCTGCCGATTGAGCAGCTTGGCGCACGCGGCGCGGTGAAACTGAACCTTGCGCTGGCATATCTGCTGCAACGGAACGTGGAGCGGGCGCGGGCTGCCTGTTTGGAGGCGTTGCCGCTTAGCATATCGGCGCGGCATTTGTACGCGGCATTGGCTTCCATCCGGTTGTTGGAGCGGTTGGAGGTGATTCATGGGAAATTGCAGCAGGCAATGGAGTGGTGCCACCAGGGGTTGGAGCTTGCCCGGCACGAAGCCAGTGAGGAAACCACGAACCTTTCCACCGCCGTTGTTCACTTAAGCATTGGGGAGCTGGAATATGAGTGGAACAACATCGAGAAGGCGCGGACCCACCT encodes:
- a CDS encoding DinB family protein, with protein sequence MQHLLPELQSYLEQLAAIDHRVQTLLQGITEQQLNWRPAPERWSVGECVDHLTVTGTRLLERIEPAIANAKSAGKLSNGPFRYGPINRWFIRTLDEKGAKKIKTFPIYAPSASNNKEQVADEFSRFHRRLSEAIQSANGVDLKSTKVRSPAVRLLNLSLGAWFAATLAHERRHLAQASGVMQEPGFPTLSE
- a CDS encoding tetratricopeptide repeat protein; the protein is MPETFAHFATSATLALLRTKLYVPRPQPNLVERERLFALVDQGLQSRLTLISAPPGFGKTTLVSEWAWRTERMVGWVSLDEGDNDLRRFLRYVAAALHRLDQRVGKTALGLLQSPQGTPEGVLTSLLNDVLEANTQMLLVLDDYHTIDSPEVHDALLFMLDHLPDECHIILTSRVDPPLPLARLRGRRQLTEIRSGDLRFTPDEAAAFLNAVMGLDLAANDVAALESRTEGWIAGLQLAALSVRNRSDASGFIQAFTGSHRHVVDYLADEVLHRQPEAVQRFLVETSILDRLTGHLCDAVTGTEGGAARLQTLEEVNLFIMPLDEARYWYRYHHLFADFLRSRLAAGSPEIIPELHHRAALWYQEQGLLTEAIRHFLAADDATAASKIVLRYAEEKLVRSELSLLLSWFRMLPESAIEQNAGLSVIYAWVLIFTGQISKAPKRIEDGERALAMLPPQEHRQEHRMYAGHIIALHAFMARINGGAEQGIALSLQALAMLPIEQLGARGAVKLNLALAYLLQRNVERARAACLEALPLSISARHLYAALASIRLLERLEVIHGKLQQAMEWCHQGLELARHEASEETTNLSTAVVHLSIGELEYEWNNIEKARTHLSEGIRLAELSGEILTQRDGYVAVARLQHTTGDDEGALQTLATADDLAHRYSVPDWIRSPLATFRTRLHLERGEIEAAAAWMQEKRPRLDRQPNDGWQLSGWIDYNEVERRTVARVLIATGEYAEALTILTELAQLAETEGRDGNLIVLLNLMAIAHCQCGNEPEALPLLERALRLGQPERYTRTFVDEGEAMRGLLLRLRKKIVGREGEGGMVDYLDRLLGAFPQRQPSGTPAQGKVRAAAIATQFLLDPLSQREIEVLQLVARGNSNREIAERLFVAPGTVKRHIHNIHEKLGVDTRTRAIAKAREMGVIE